A section of the Humulus lupulus chromosome 2, drHumLupu1.1, whole genome shotgun sequence genome encodes:
- the LOC133817517 gene encoding chromatin remodeling protein EBS-like isoform X1, producing MAKTKPGKKDLDSYTIKGTNKVVRPGDCVLMRPSDSDKPPYVARVEKIEADHRNNVKVRVRWYYRPEESIGGRRQFHGAKELFLSDHYDVQSAHTIEGKCIVHTFKNYTKLENVGAEDYFCRFEYKAATGGFTPDRVAVYCKCEMPYNPDDLMVQCEGCKDWFHPSCMGMTIEEAKKLDHFLCSDCSSDDDAKRSLNAFPVSPSVETKVEPKRRKR from the exons ATGGCCAAGACCAAACCAGGAAAAAAGGACCTCGACTCTTACACTATCAAGGGCACTAACAAAGTCGTCCGAC CTGGGGATTGTGTGTTGATGCGACCATCGGACTCTGATAAGCCTCCATACGTAGCTCGTGTAGAGAAGATCGAAGCTGATCACCGTAACAACGTTAAGGTTCGAGTTCGTTGGTATTACCGACCCGAGGAGTCGATTGGAGGGAGGAGACAGTTTCATGGGGCGAAGGAGCTTTTCTTGTCGGACCACTATGATGTGCAGAGCGCTCACACCATAGAAGGGAAATGTATAGTCCACACATTCAAGAACTACACCAAACTTGAGAATGTGGGAGCTGAGGATTATTTTTGTAGGTTTGAGTACAAGGCTGCCACTGGCGGGTTCACACCGGATCGTGTTGCCGT GTATTGTAAATGTGAGATGCCTTATAATCCGGACGACCTTATGGTGCAGTGTGAGGGATGCAAGGACTG GTTTCATCCCTCTTGTATGGGTATGACCATTGAAGAAGCGAAGAAACTGGATCATTTCTTGTGTTCCGACTGTTCCTCTGATGATGATGCCAAAAGATCTTTAAATGCATTCCCTGTATCACCATCTGTTGAGACTAAG GTTGAGCCGAAGCGTAGGAAGAGATGA
- the LOC133817517 gene encoding chromatin remodeling protein EBS-like isoform X2, with amino-acid sequence MRPSDSDKPPYVARVEKIEADHRNNVKVRVRWYYRPEESIGGRRQFHGAKELFLSDHYDVQSAHTIEGKCIVHTFKNYTKLENVGAEDYFCRFEYKAATGGFTPDRVAVYCKCEMPYNPDDLMVQCEGCKDWFHPSCMGMTIEEAKKLDHFLCSDCSSDDDAKRSLNAFPVSPSVETKVEPKRRKR; translated from the exons ATGCGACCATCGGACTCTGATAAGCCTCCATACGTAGCTCGTGTAGAGAAGATCGAAGCTGATCACCGTAACAACGTTAAGGTTCGAGTTCGTTGGTATTACCGACCCGAGGAGTCGATTGGAGGGAGGAGACAGTTTCATGGGGCGAAGGAGCTTTTCTTGTCGGACCACTATGATGTGCAGAGCGCTCACACCATAGAAGGGAAATGTATAGTCCACACATTCAAGAACTACACCAAACTTGAGAATGTGGGAGCTGAGGATTATTTTTGTAGGTTTGAGTACAAGGCTGCCACTGGCGGGTTCACACCGGATCGTGTTGCCGT GTATTGTAAATGTGAGATGCCTTATAATCCGGACGACCTTATGGTGCAGTGTGAGGGATGCAAGGACTG GTTTCATCCCTCTTGTATGGGTATGACCATTGAAGAAGCGAAGAAACTGGATCATTTCTTGTGTTCCGACTGTTCCTCTGATGATGATGCCAAAAGATCTTTAAATGCATTCCCTGTATCACCATCTGTTGAGACTAAG GTTGAGCCGAAGCGTAGGAAGAGATGA